In one window of Armatimonadota bacterium DNA:
- a CDS encoding STAS domain-containing protein — translation MPFEAEDVDGILIVTAPFMELDASTADDFKQTLAPIVSGHAKVAVDLSGVRFMDSAGLGAILSVCKTVRAGNGRFCVFGLTEAVKALFDLVRVHRLFAVHEDRETAVRADDDEGEARGPS, via the coding sequence ATGCCATTCGAGGCTGAAGATGTCGACGGTATCCTGATCGTTACGGCGCCATTCATGGAGCTCGACGCAAGCACGGCTGACGATTTCAAGCAGACGCTTGCACCGATAGTCAGCGGACACGCGAAGGTGGCAGTGGACCTCAGCGGCGTTCGGTTCATGGACAGCGCTGGCTTGGGAGCGATACTCTCCGTCTGTAAGACGGTGAGAGCCGGCAACGGTCGCTTTTGCGTATTCGGCCTGACGGAAGCAGTCAAGGCGTTGTTCGATCTCGTCCGTGTGCACAGACTGTTCGCAGTGCACGAAGATCGGGAAACAGCCGTGCGCGCAGACGATGATGAGGGGGAAGCGCGCGGGCCCTCATGA
- a CDS encoding SpoIIE family protein phosphatase, with product MAEVGHRSPEETLHSLTAAVDAAPDGVALVDSDLRFEYVNRALCRLIGHERSEDLLRRPATDFLGEDDLRLAADHVMEAREGRPEVFETSLHTKDGRTVPVEVSISTVRRDSRPAHAFLAIVRDATERKQAEATLQFKNALLETQREASIDGILVVDGAGKMISFNRRFVELWGIPDDVIATRSDERALQSVTDKLADPQAFLARVRYLYEHREETSRDEIPLRDGRTFDRYSAPVIGADGTHYGRVWYFRDITKRKQSEEALQRARDEAEAARARDVEIGARIQQALLLGPTPTAPADFQIAALAVPSSGIDGDFYEFMLHPNRCLDIIFGDVMGKGVPAALLSAGTKTEFLRSLAHLLVGSPPGYIPEPADIVNRVHQVLTPHLLSLDSFVTLSYVRFDPLAGKVTLVDCGSTKLIRRAGDSGRLDCLSGFNLPLGAAAPEVYAEVTFDYAPNDLFVLYSDGVTEARNPAGDEFGLERLCDLIARQTDLSSQRLAEAIRKTVTGFVDSRPLTDDLTCVVLKMIQVQVDDGLLSGDELEVASGPKELRRIRAFVRGCCEGRGGCGMGEHDLDMLELAVSEAASNIMRHAYHGRPDRRILIGIDAGREVVKVQLTHDGDPFANGEQTPDPLAEGPWESGFGLFIIRQAVDRVDYGEDELGRQYIRLSKRVHV from the coding sequence ATGGCCGAAGTTGGACATCGTTCCCCGGAAGAGACGCTGCATTCCCTCACCGCCGCCGTGGATGCCGCACCGGACGGCGTCGCGTTGGTCGATTCAGATCTGCGGTTTGAATACGTCAACCGGGCTCTCTGTAGACTCATCGGGCATGAACGGAGCGAAGATCTGCTGCGCCGACCCGCGACGGATTTCCTCGGTGAAGATGACTTGCGGCTCGCTGCCGACCACGTTATGGAGGCACGCGAAGGCAGGCCGGAGGTCTTCGAGACGTCGCTGCACACGAAAGACGGGCGCACCGTCCCGGTCGAGGTCAGTATCTCCACGGTGCGCCGTGACAGCCGTCCGGCCCACGCCTTCCTGGCTATCGTTCGCGACGCGACCGAACGCAAGCAAGCGGAAGCGACGCTGCAATTCAAGAATGCGCTCCTCGAAACTCAGCGCGAGGCCAGTATTGACGGGATCCTGGTCGTAGACGGCGCGGGGAAGATGATCTCCTTCAACCGGCGGTTCGTCGAGCTATGGGGGATTCCGGATGACGTTATTGCGACCCGCTCTGACGAGCGAGCGCTCCAGTCGGTCACCGACAAGCTCGCTGACCCGCAGGCTTTTCTGGCGCGCGTTCGGTATCTCTACGAGCACCGCGAGGAGACAAGCAGAGATGAGATACCGTTGCGCGATGGGCGCACCTTCGACCGCTACTCGGCGCCGGTAATCGGTGCCGACGGCACCCACTACGGCCGCGTCTGGTACTTCCGCGATATCACCAAGCGCAAGCAGTCCGAAGAGGCGCTGCAGCGGGCCCGCGACGAGGCGGAGGCGGCGCGGGCGCGTGATGTCGAGATTGGCGCGCGTATCCAGCAGGCCCTGCTGCTTGGCCCCACTCCGACCGCGCCTGCGGACTTCCAGATCGCGGCGCTGGCGGTCCCGTCGTCGGGGATCGACGGCGATTTCTATGAGTTCATGCTGCATCCCAATCGCTGTCTGGATATCATCTTCGGCGACGTGATGGGCAAAGGCGTGCCGGCAGCCTTGCTCTCCGCCGGCACGAAGACCGAGTTCCTTCGCAGCCTTGCCCACCTGCTGGTCGGTTCCCCGCCTGGGTACATTCCGGAGCCTGCGGACATCGTCAACCGCGTGCATCAGGTGCTGACGCCACACCTGCTCAGTTTGGACAGCTTCGTCACGCTGTCGTATGTCCGCTTTGATCCGCTGGCGGGTAAGGTGACACTGGTGGACTGCGGCAGTACCAAACTCATCCGCCGCGCCGGGGATAGCGGCCGCCTTGACTGCCTTTCCGGCTTCAATCTGCCGTTAGGGGCCGCAGCCCCGGAGGTCTACGCGGAGGTCACCTTTGACTACGCGCCCAATGACCTGTTCGTGCTTTACAGCGACGGGGTGACCGAAGCCCGGAACCCGGCGGGGGATGAGTTTGGTCTGGAACGGCTGTGTGATCTGATCGCCCGACAGACTGACCTGAGTTCCCAGCGGTTGGCGGAAGCCATCCGCAAGACAGTCACGGGTTTCGTCGACTCCCGTCCGCTGACTGACGACTTGACGTGCGTCGTGCTCAAGATGATCCAGGTGCAGGTGGACGACGGCCTGTTGTCGGGCGATGAGTTAGAGGTCGCCAGCGGCCCCAAGGAGCTCAGACGGATCCGCGCTTTCGTGCGGGGCTGCTGCGAGGGGCGCGGCGGCTGTGGGATGGGTGAGCACGATCTGGACATGTTGGAGCTGGCGGTCAGCGAGGCGGCGAGCAATATCATGCGCCACGCGTATCACGGACGGCCGGATCGACGCATCCTGATCGGCATCGATGCAGGTCGGGAGGTGGTGAAGGTCCAATTGACGCATGACGGCGACCCGTTTGCCAACGGCGAGCAGACCCCCGATCCATTAGCTGAGGGGCCTTGGGAAAGCGGATTCGGCCTTTTCATCATCCGCCAAGCAGTGGACAGGGTGGATTACGGAGAAGACGAACTCGGCAGACAGTATATCCGGCTCAGCAAGCGTGTTCACGTATAG
- a CDS encoding insulinase family protein, whose amino-acid sequence MPRALLPKVTRRRAVKSSLMLALTRWLATCTLASLMLASCPLHASSLNEAIQPERMALDNGLEVWLKSRPGSGSISLIAGVKLGRRYETLHQRGLVHFVEHMV is encoded by the coding sequence ATGCCGCGGGCGTTGCTGCCGAAGGTGACGCGGCGGCGCGCGGTGAAATCATCCCTCATGCTCGCCCTGACGCGCTGGCTGGCTACCTGCACCCTTGCGAGCCTCATGCTCGCGTCGTGTCCACTCCATGCCTCCTCGCTTAACGAAGCCATTCAGCCCGAACGCATGGCCCTCGATAACGGCCTCGAGGTCTGGCTCAAGTCTCGCCCGGGCTCGGGCTCCATTAGTCTTATCGCGGGCGTCAAGTTGGGACGCCGCTACGAGACGCTTCACCAGCGCGGACTCGTCCACTTCGTGGAGCACATGGTG
- a CDS encoding NAD(P)/FAD-dependent oxidoreductase, producing MAKSVIIVGAGIAGLSAGCYARMNGYPATIFEMHNRPGGLCTAWTRKGYTWDISMHLLTGSKSGALHQMWRELGAVQNRRFVYHKALVRAESGEKSVDFCADTRRLEEQLLAISQADAGRIREFVRLLGGRSIIGLMSLDAPGMSGGLSKLKMLLATLPLLGTFRKYGKMTLQEFAAGFQDPFLREAIRLSIDRPGWPMPDYPMMGATGLLTSALTEAGVPIGGSRQVINAIADRYQRLGGEVHFRCKVRELIVEDDRACGIRLEDGTEQRADIVVWAADGHTLLFDILGSRYLSDELRARYQEWRVVRPMVHVMLGVARDMSQEPCRLTFKTDKPIAIAGQAFPWLTFIHHGFDPTSAPQGKTAAEVWYDTDYAYWEKLYQDKPAYQAEKQRVANETIAALDKR from the coding sequence ATGGCAAAGTCAGTCATCATTGTCGGCGCCGGGATCGCCGGATTGTCCGCCGGGTGTTATGCGCGGATGAACGGGTACCCGGCGACGATCTTCGAAATGCACAACAGACCCGGGGGCCTGTGCACCGCGTGGACGCGCAAAGGCTATACCTGGGACATCAGCATGCACCTGCTGACCGGCTCAAAATCCGGTGCCTTGCACCAGATGTGGCGCGAGCTGGGCGCGGTGCAGAACCGCCGGTTTGTGTACCACAAAGCGTTGGTACGCGCGGAAAGCGGCGAGAAGAGCGTGGATTTTTGCGCGGATACGCGGCGGCTCGAGGAGCAGTTGCTGGCGATCTCGCAGGCCGATGCCGGACGCATCCGCGAATTCGTCCGCCTGCTCGGCGGAAGAAGCATAATCGGCCTGATGTCCCTCGACGCTCCCGGCATGTCCGGCGGATTGAGTAAGCTGAAGATGCTGTTGGCCACGCTGCCGCTACTCGGCACGTTCAGGAAATACGGCAAGATGACATTGCAGGAATTTGCCGCCGGATTTCAGGACCCGTTTCTGCGCGAGGCGATCCGCCTTTCCATCGATAGGCCGGGCTGGCCGATGCCCGACTATCCGATGATGGGCGCGACGGGTCTTCTCACCTCCGCGTTGACCGAGGCCGGCGTGCCGATCGGCGGGTCGCGGCAGGTGATCAACGCCATTGCCGACCGCTACCAGCGCCTGGGGGGCGAGGTGCACTTCCGCTGCAAGGTCAGAGAGTTGATAGTCGAGGACGACCGGGCCTGCGGCATCAGACTGGAAGACGGCACAGAGCAACGGGCGGATATCGTCGTCTGGGCTGCCGATGGCCACACGCTGCTCTTCGACATCCTGGGCAGTCGCTATCTGAGTGACGAGCTGCGCGCGCGCTACCAGGAATGGCGCGTGGTGAGGCCAATGGTGCACGTCATGCTGGGCGTGGCGCGCGACATGTCGCAGGAGCCCTGCCGCCTGACGTTCAAAACCGACAAGCCCATCGCTATCGCCGGGCAGGCATTCCCGTGGCTGACCTTTATTCATCACGGCTTCGACCCAACCTCGGCGCCGCAAGGCAAAACGGCGGCCGAGGTGTGGTACGACACCGATTACGCGTACTGGGAGAAGCTCTACCAGGATAAACCGGCTTACCAAGCGGAAAAGCAGCGCGTCGCGAACGAGACGATTGCGGCGCTGGACAAACGCTGA
- a CDS encoding Nif3-like dinuclear metal center hexameric protein, with protein sequence MNIDKLKERLFELFPQTLLESIPDDEWGIHIPAGLSAISKVGCATSLSPWVIEDAKRCEVDFLVTHHDAWDFLYDMRTQCRDMLNASGIGHLFVHLPLDGSEFGCGASVLESVGCARVERFCEESRIYCGQIGELQRETDFGDFEAALTRELGEAPRFSWDSGAKVKRVAVVTGGGCNTDYVKDALELGCDTYVTGEYNLYLGMFARGQRINCLVYSHTATEAKGPENLANRLVDPGIPVVRLNEPRL encoded by the coding sequence TTGAACATCGACAAACTGAAAGAGCGGCTTTTCGAGTTGTTCCCCCAAACTCTCCTTGAGAGCATTCCGGATGATGAGTGGGGCATTCACATTCCCGCCGGACTTTCCGCCATCTCCAAGGTGGGTTGCGCCACTTCCTTGTCGCCTTGGGTAATTGAAGACGCGAAACGGTGCGAGGTGGACTTCCTTGTTACTCACCACGATGCGTGGGATTTCTTGTACGACATGAGAACACAATGCCGGGACATGCTGAATGCCTCGGGCATAGGCCACCTTTTCGTCCATCTACCCCTGGACGGGAGCGAGTTCGGCTGCGGTGCTTCTGTCCTGGAATCCGTTGGCTGCGCACGCGTTGAGCGATTCTGCGAAGAGTCGAGGATCTACTGCGGTCAGATTGGTGAACTGCAGAGAGAGACGGACTTCGGCGATTTTGAGGCCGCGTTGACCCGCGAGCTTGGCGAAGCTCCGCGGTTTAGCTGGGACAGCGGTGCCAAGGTGAAGCGCGTTGCCGTCGTCACCGGAGGCGGATGCAACACGGACTACGTCAAAGACGCTCTGGAACTGGGATGCGACACGTATGTCACGGGTGAGTATAACCTCTATCTGGGCATGTTCGCACGAGGACAGCGCATTAATTGTCTCGTCTATTCGCACACGGCGACGGAGGCCAAAGGCCCGGAGAATCTGGCGAACCGCCTCGTTGACCCCGGAATTCCCGTCGTCAGACTGAATGAACCGCGTCTTTAA
- a CDS encoding glycoside hydrolase family 130 protein: MPYSSGRNVVDRYPGNPILTLEKLPFPCNTVFNAAATRFGQEYILLLRVENLAGRSIFALARSPDGYSFTVEPDFVMTPSQDEPFRTYEELGVEDPRITPMDGVYYIMYTAYSHHGPRLALAKTTDFRTYERIALISEPSNKNAALFPKQINGRYARLDRPFSGANGAIWISYSDDLIAWYDSEVVMTPRSGYWDSDRIGAGAPPIELDYGWLEIYHGVRNTNSGPIYRIGVVLLDRENPATVLARSAVPILSPRELYERVGDVGNVVFTCGAIVEDDGTVKLYYGAADTHICVGTAKITDIVDKCLFDRECR; the protein is encoded by the coding sequence ATGCCGTATTCGTCAGGCAGAAATGTTGTGGACCGTTATCCCGGCAACCCGATTCTGACCCTCGAGAAGTTGCCGTTTCCGTGTAACACCGTCTTCAACGCCGCGGCGACCAGATTCGGTCAAGAGTATATACTCTTATTGCGCGTCGAGAACCTCGCGGGACGCTCGATCTTCGCTCTTGCCAGAAGCCCGGATGGCTACTCCTTTACGGTGGAGCCTGATTTCGTGATGACGCCTTCTCAGGATGAGCCGTTCCGAACATACGAGGAACTCGGCGTCGAGGATCCGCGCATCACACCGATGGACGGCGTCTATTACATCATGTACACGGCCTACTCCCATCACGGCCCGAGACTCGCTCTGGCCAAGACGACGGATTTCCGGACCTACGAGCGAATCGCGCTCATATCGGAGCCGAGCAACAAGAACGCAGCTCTCTTCCCCAAGCAGATAAACGGACGGTACGCCCGGCTGGACAGACCATTTAGCGGCGCCAACGGCGCCATCTGGATCTCCTACTCCGACGATCTCATTGCCTGGTACGACTCGGAGGTGGTAATGACGCCTCGATCCGGATACTGGGATTCGGACCGCATCGGCGCCGGCGCGCCCCCCATCGAACTCGACTACGGGTGGCTGGAGATCTATCACGGCGTCAGGAACACAAACTCCGGACCCATCTATCGCATCGGGGTAGTCCTGCTCGACCGGGAGAATCCGGCGACCGTGCTTGCTCGTAGCGCCGTGCCAATCCTCAGCCCGCGGGAGCTCTATGAGCGAGTCGGAGACGTAGGAAACGTGGTGTTTACGTGTGGTGCCATCGTAGAAGACGACGGTACTGTGAAGTTGTACTACGGCGCGGCAGACACCCACATTTGTGTCGGCACTGCGAAGATCACCGATATCGTGGACAAGTGCCTCTTCGATCGCGAGTGCAGATGA
- a CDS encoding uroporphyrinogen-III decarboxylase-like protein yields the protein MTKPTPDFERFLGVVMRTGEPDRVPFAELFHDGEIMSAIQGPPPAEPDDVDAHAAWRVAFWRDLGYDYVSQGTDIGFTCPGLSAEDTAALSRGQRGWVNEAKGPIATWAEFEAYPWPEVTPAAFRSLEAVGRALPDGMKATATIPGGPLENLTFLMGFETFSYALVDQPDLVAAVAERVGDILCRVVENTASMDFVGAQWLNDDMGYKNGSLASPEVLRTYVFPAQRRMCEIAHRNRKPVLLHSCGKLDGIMDELIDDIGIDAKHSFEDVIMPVWEAKEKWGKRIGLLGGVDMDVLARGTEDQVRAHTRTCIEKCAPGGGWALGSGNTVANYVPVANFLAMLDEGWRCGRYSGA from the coding sequence ATGACAAAGCCGACGCCGGATTTCGAGCGATTCCTCGGGGTCGTGATGCGCACGGGTGAGCCGGACCGGGTGCCGTTCGCCGAGCTGTTTCACGACGGCGAGATCATGTCCGCGATCCAAGGGCCGCCGCCGGCGGAACCCGATGATGTGGACGCACACGCGGCATGGCGCGTGGCCTTCTGGCGCGACCTGGGTTATGACTACGTCAGCCAAGGGACGGACATCGGATTCACATGCCCGGGGCTGAGCGCGGAGGACACAGCCGCGTTGTCGCGCGGCCAGCGCGGGTGGGTGAACGAGGCGAAGGGGCCGATCGCGACCTGGGCGGAGTTCGAGGCATACCCGTGGCCGGAGGTGACGCCGGCGGCGTTTCGCAGCCTCGAGGCGGTCGGGCGCGCGCTGCCGGACGGGATGAAAGCGACGGCGACGATTCCGGGCGGGCCGCTGGAGAACCTCACGTTTCTGATGGGATTCGAAACGTTCAGCTATGCGCTGGTTGATCAGCCGGATCTGGTCGCGGCGGTCGCCGAACGCGTGGGCGACATCCTGTGCCGGGTCGTCGAGAACACCGCGAGCATGGATTTCGTCGGGGCGCAGTGGCTGAATGACGACATGGGGTACAAGAACGGGTCCCTCGCGTCGCCGGAGGTGCTGCGGACATACGTATTCCCGGCGCAGCGCAGGATGTGCGAGATCGCGCATCGCAACCGCAAGCCGGTGCTGCTGCATTCATGTGGGAAGCTCGACGGCATCATGGATGAGCTGATTGACGATATCGGCATTGACGCCAAGCATTCATTCGAGGATGTCATCATGCCGGTGTGGGAGGCGAAGGAGAAGTGGGGCAAGCGCATCGGCCTGCTGGGCGGCGTGGACATGGACGTGCTGGCGCGGGGCACGGAAGACCAGGTGCGCGCGCACACGCGGACGTGCATCGAGAAATGCGCGCCGGGCGGCGGGTGGGCGCTGGGGTCGGGCAACACGGTGGCGAACTACGTGCCGGTCGCGAACTTCCTCGCGATGCTCGATGAAGGGTGGCGGTGCGGGAGATACTCGGGGGCTTGA